The Miscanthus floridulus cultivar M001 chromosome 7, ASM1932011v1, whole genome shotgun sequence genome includes a region encoding these proteins:
- the LOC136463670 gene encoding heavy metal-associated isoprenylated plant protein 47-like translates to MKQKIVIKVQMSCDKCRSKAMAVVAATGGVDSVALDGEGRDKVVVVGEGVDSVKLTSALRKKVGPAHLLQVGEAKKDDKKPPATVVPAYPPPHSVTVVYDHPAGYSWYGYQPQQDTTSCSIM, encoded by the exons ATGAAG CAAAAGATCGTGATCAAGGTGCAGATGAGCTGCGACAAGTGCCGGTCCAAggccatggcggtggtggcggccacGGGCGGCGTCGACTCCGTGGCGCTCGACGGCGAAGGCAGGGACAAGGTCGTCGTCGTGGGCGAGGGCGTCGACTCCGTCAAGCTCACCAGCGCGCTGCGCAAGAAGGTGGGGCCCGCGCACCTGCTGCAGGTCGGCGAGGCCAAGAAGGACGACAAGAAGCCGCCGGCCACCGTCGTGCCCGCGTACCCGCCGCCGCACTCGGTCACCGTCGTCTACGACCACCCTGCCGGCTACTCGTGGTACGGCTACCAGCCGCAGCAAGACACCACCAGCTGCTCCATAATGTAG